TAAATGTTAGTGCTACAAATTGTTACACATTCTAAAATTTTTATTGTGTGTCCGAATTCTTGTTATCTCTATCTTAATCAATAAAGCATATAAAaacaagtaatttttttatactaaaaaaatctACAATATGTAGGAATCTTTCGTGGCTACCCTGTTGTTGGATTTCACAACCGAATGCAGTCATCGGGAACATGTTTGGATAGTTTGGATGATCAAATGATAACATCATGCTCGTGGGACTCAAGAATCAAGGGAGAATTCTATCACCAAACAACATTCAGTATTTCCTTGTCATTCGTAAAAAACTTCATTGAAGATGTTCAAAAGCTTATTGAGTTGGAGCCAAAGGCCCTGTGTGGCTTAGAACAGTACAATGGAATTCTTATGCATTATGTTACGGCTTCCGGTGCATACCTGGGAAAAATAGAGGATGTTGTGGATTTTGACATCACATATTATCGTAGTAAAGATCCATTGACTCCTAGACTTTTCGAAGACATAATCGAAGAAATAGAACAAATTGGATTGTTCAAATACGGAGGGTTGCCACATTGgggtaaaaatagaaatataggaTTCGTTGGAGcaatcaataaatataataaagcAGATAAGTTTTTGAAGGTTAAAGATGAGTATGATCCGCGAGGACTTTTCTCTAATGAGTGGACAAACCAAGTGCTTGGACTTAAAGAAGGAGTTTCAATATTGAAAGATGGGTGTGCATTGGAAGGATTGTGTATATGTCACAAGATGGTCATTGTGCACCAACAAAGAGTTACTTCTGTAGACCGGGCAAAATTTATAAGGAAGCGAGGGTTTGTAGACGTGATGTTAAAACCAAAGAAGAAAATGATACGAAGGACGAGCTATGATAGAGTGATCTTTTGTTGGTATAAGTTATCATGTGTATTTTGTGATATATTCCTTACTATttgtttgaataaaaataattctCATATATTAAAGAGGAATTTAATTTCCCTTTTACGAGATTAAGTTGTTTTCAATGTAATATTGTTTGTTATATTATAGTTTGTTTTCTATGATTAAGAtttgaatttaataaataaataaacaatgcATTGTAATCATGGTGCACAtaactctttttatttttatcaattacACTAACTCATTTCATTCATCAAAATAGTTTTAAGATTAGATGAGAAGTGATCAAAATCATGACTATTAGCAAAAGATGATTTATATAAatgctaaattattttttactatatttgAGACATATTATTTTGCCTGTGgtgtatataaattttattgggTAAAAAAAGTTTTgcctaataatttttttaggttaaataaatttttcttcttcataaaAATAGTATGTTTGCAAAATTCACAGCACACATTTTTAGGTTAATTATGcttaaacattttaattttataaagcCTAAATTCACATATAAATCCACACTTCCAAAGAATTGCTGTCATTGTCAGCCTCTTGAGCATCAAACTCCCATGAATTTTGCTTTTTAGGTTCCTTGCTCGACATTCCAAATTTCAGTTTTTGACCTTTGAGCGtgatttagattatatttttcaaactatTGGAAAGCAgaataaaattaatcattttcaTGTTACCAGAATCTTTGACGGACTTACATTTCATGCAAAATTAATTGATATTCACAATTTAAACTAAATAACATACATAGTACACAACTTAGATAAGCATAGTTATAATTGCAGGAATTGTAccaaattactatttattttggaaaatagaATCTGAACCAttcctaaataaaaataaataaatttagaagGTCTTACTAAGAGTAATAGTGATGCTTAAAGAACAAATTTGGACTGCTATGAACATTGAATTCTTTGAGTGGGCCGGGCCAGCCCAAGAGTACATTGAATGCTTTTGCTACTTACCACAAAAATATCATTTGGTAGGTACGTGGAGAAGAATGATTGGTGGGGGGGGAGGGGGGTGCAAGTGAAAACGACCGCTTCATAGGATAGGAGTATTATGACAAACACATTTTGTTTTGTGTTAGTGTTATagtctctctctctttctcggATAAACTTCTCTttctccatttatttatttatttatctctgtctttctctctcttaagggaagaagaagaatcgCAGAACACAGAGCATACTAAGAAGCAAATCTGAAAACCCTTCTTTGTTCAATTCACTCTCTCAATACAAAAACACTGGTATGCTATTACAAAATCACTCACtcctttttcttattttcttcaaatcaaatcgcaaatataacaaaacaaacaaacaaacaaacaaaattgcCCCTTTTTTCTCATACGGAGTTCCATTTCTCACTCATAAAAATCATGCACCACTTATCGTTTCATTTGGATCCAATTCTAACTATTCTCATAACTCCAATTTCACACCATCTTTCTTTTTGGTATGTAACATTTCTCTTCTCCGTAGTacttttcatatattttttttcacatcATACATAGATAGATAGGGTTTAACTCTTAACTTGAaaaagcttcttttttttttccttcttatttCTCAACTCCTTTTTTATCACATAAATTTACACtcttttctttctatttcaTTTCAATAGCTCATTCGATTTGTCTTGTCTTATTATCTACTATTATATTTTCCTCGTTGACATTCCTTTTTCCACCATTTAcaaatgtataatttttatttttatttttgcttatagaTTTGGAtgctaaattaaatatttaactaGGTCTGTTGCCTCGTTTTATTGTATACAAAAAATGAACATTTAGGTCTGAAATTTTTTAGGGCCTTATTTAGGGATTTTGCTAGTTTGTCTTTGGAAACTACTGCATGGAATAACAGAATTCGAGCAAATATTTATACAAATTGATTGTTGTACAATATAACACTTTCACATAGTGGAATTTGAACTAACCCAATTTTCCGTAATTCACAATTGACAACACTGCATTAAAACCTACCTACCAAGACTTTTTCTCCCctctttaagaaaataaattccAAGATACCTGATGCCTTTAAAGTCCGCTGACTTTCGACGGTCATATATTTGCCAACCCATGCAATGCAGCTGCCTAGTATTCCTTCCATATATATGTTTTGTGATTAATGGGTGAATCTGCAGGTGTTTGCCTGTTTATGACAAATACCTGAGCCGATCATGTCAGAGGGTGCAGAGATTGACGAGCGTGTTGACCTCGATGAGGAAAATTATATGGAAGAGATGGACGATGATGTTGAGGAGCAGATAGATGACGATGGAGTGGATGGGGGTGAAGATGAAAACGCTGAAGGTAGTGCCGAAGAAAATGAATATGAGGAGTCGGCGGCAGAGGCTGGTGGTAAAGACCAATCTACCGAAGGAGAAAAAAGTGACCGTGCCACTGAAGAAGATGACCAAAAGCCATCGCTCATTGATGACGAGGAGAAAGAGAAGCACGATGAACTTCTTTCGCTTCCTCCTCATGGTGCTGAAGTCTTTATTGGTGGACTTCCTCGGGATACACGTGACGATGATATAAGGGAGTTGTGCGAGCCAATGGGTGATATTGTTGAGGTCAAGTGATAAAATGCTCTCATGATATTATGAAGCTTTTCGTTTCAGCGTAGGGGAGAAATTGGGATTATTAACATGAATTTGATTTGTTGTTACTTTTCAGATTAAATTAATCAAAGACAGGGAAACTGGAGAAAGCAAGGGTTATGCTTTCGTGGCTTTTAAAACCAAGGATGTGGCACAGAAGGCCATCGATGATATACATAACAAGGAATTTAAGGTATCTGTGGTGCTTTCTGAAAATCTTATTCACTATAATTACTTTTCAAACAATTTTCTGTCAATAATCTTATTTTGGTGATTGCTTTTAATTGGTTCAACATTTTTCATGGTATCAGGGTAAAACTTTGAGGTGTTCGCTGTCTGAAACCAAACACAGGTTGTTCATCGGCAACATTCCAAAAACATGGACAGAGGATGAGTTTAGGAAAGCCGTTGACGGTGTTGGTCCCGGAGTTGAAAGCATTGACCTCATAAAGGTTGGTCTTGAATTCATTGTGCCACTAGCTCATATGAAATTGTTCAATGCTTATTTTATAGTGCCAAACCTTTTTTTGTCTGTTATAGGACCCTCAAAATCAAAGCAGAAATCGTGGGTTTGCTTTTGTTTTGTATTACAACAATGCATGTGCTGATTATTCACGGCAAAAGATGGCAAGTTCGAATTTCAAGCTAGATGGAAATACACCAACTGTTACTTGGGCAGATCCAAAGACCTCACCTGACAATTCAGCTTCTTCACAGGTAATTTCCTTGATGAAAGTGGAATTTACGTTTTAGAAATGATTTAAATGGCTATTtccagtgttgttaaatagcatagcagaatttgaaaAAATCGCTATTGTTCTACGatatgctatttagtacaaaaatATTGTGAAGTAGCATCTATAGCTGCACTATAGCACTGTCGCGTTGCGGAAATCGATCAAACCACTATTCACTGCAATCGCAATTGACAACATTGGTTATATCCGACATTGCATCAAGTGTTTTATCGTACATTTGTAGATGATAATTGCTTTCcttttcctgtttttttttcttcttcttttgttttgCCTGAAGAACcacaacttttttttcttcttttgcttGCCTGAAGAACCACAACCTGATTTACATTTGCaagtttatttatgttttgcttTTGATGCGGACATGAGCACATAAGAAAAACCTGTTTTTCTGCGAGTGATATTTATTTACTTAGGTGCCATGCCTCATATTTTGAGATACATGTTTAAGCTGTCAATTTGTGTAAATCGGGTCATTTGTTTCAAAAGAACAAAGGAATGAAATTGTTTGTCATCTATTCTTTTGGGATTAGAAAAAGTTTAGTCGGAGATAAGGTTGCTTATTCCCAATGTCAAAGTATATAACAAGTCTGAGTGAGTTTTCATGGTGGTTATGTGGTACTTAAAGATACTTATCAGTGTCATGGGTTTTAGataaaaggagaagaaaaataatCAGGATTTTTTAAGCATAATTATAGTAAATTATTATtgatcataaataaatataaaatactaaGCCTATGACGCATAGCAGAGCTGGTGGCCACTGCGACACAGTCGGCCTGCGAGGCATCTTCCACAGTTGCGGTGGGGTCATGGCCAAAACCCGGTATCACGTCCACTATTAGGATTTCATGGCCAAATCTCCAAAATATCCTTATGTCGGGTCAATCTGGTCGTGGCCAAAACCCAGTATCACGTCCACAACCTATAAAGAATGCAAAATATCGATGTAGAAAAGCAACCTACGACCTACTTCTTGGCTCTGTTTAATCGTAACAAATTATTGACCAACCTTGATTGGCGGCTCTTCTTCATAGTGACTTAGTGCCCCAAACTATGCATAAAGAATGCGAAGAACCTGTAGTTGGTTCTCTTTGTTATCATTCAATCTTGATCATAGATTCGTAGCTAGGTAGTTCATGTGGCGATAGTTTCATGTATGGACCACTTGATCCGACTCTTATTAGGTTGCTCTGTACGAACCCTACGTCCATCCTTTTCCTTCCCTTATGAGTTCTGAGGACCTCCTCTGTAATCTCCCCCCCACCCTCTCTCTCAAAAAACAGGAAAAGCCTGTAATGGAAAAAAGCTTGGAGTTTAAATTTCTCAATATATGATACTCCTTGATTTTTCAAGATTTTGCTATTTGGGGCAAAAACCAAGTGTTCCCagatcctttttttttttggtagaccgtcatttaaaatcattttcatATATCTGTATCTGGTCTCTCTATTGTTTTCCTAATTTTCtcatgtttattttttaggGAAAATTTCTCCCTCCTGGCGTAAATATGTCTCGTAAATATTTACTTTCCTAACCAGCTGTTGTTTCTTATTCTGCCTTTgacaataattttatattaataatttctACTCTGCCGCAAAGTTGGTTTTCTTTTCCGTCTCGTCTATAGTTCTATTCACTTTTGACTTCATGGTTTTATGTGATATGCTAATGTCAATTCAAAGCCTTGGTTGTTGCCTAATTGAGTTGTTTTGTTCATCCCAAGGTGTTAATGCTAAGTCTTCTTTGTTCAGCTTCCTAGAGTCTATTTCCTTGTTAGGTTGGTTCTTTAGTAAGTCACTAGCTTTGTTAGAAAGTGAGACGCATGGCATTGATAGCCTCTCTATGTAAGCTTATCATTGTATCGTGTTAATGCATCCTGTACCCGTTCGATCGATTTCAGATTCTTCTCACATCCTTCATATCACAATTTTATCTGCCTCTTGCAATGTTTGCAAGCATTTGTCCTTGGCATGGAAATGTTCTGGGCCTTGAACCATCACAGGTGTCTTTTGTTTTTTGGACAATTGTATTTGTGAAATTAGTGGGTACTATAGTTGAGACTTCTGCAGGATGctggttttgtttgttttaaaaaaCAGATTAGTGTTGACTCTTTTTTATACTTGAAAGCATCACAGATGTGAATATATGGAGGTGTTTATTTTACTTGAAAGCAtccttttgaaattttgtttttggtatttCAGGTTAAAGCTCTATATGTGAAAAACATACCTGAGAATGTTACTACTGATCAACTAAAGGAGCTATTTCGTCGTCATGGGGAAGTAACGAAAGTGGTCATGCCACCTGGCAAAGCTGGAGGGAAACGTGATTTTGGTTTCATTCATTATGCAGAGAGGTCAAGTGCATTGAAAGCTGTAAAAGAGACAGAGAAATATGAAATTGATGGTACATGATATATACAGTTTAGTTCGTTCTAAAGCAGTGTTGCCCTTGCAAGTTTGtctgttttttctttctatgatattgtatttgatCTATCATTTGATTTTCCTGTTTTTGAGTGAAATTGTATATCACgaataaaaaattgtgaaaccAACTTATCTATGAATGAATAAACGTTTAAGGGTGTCACTGGTCTTATTGGTAAAAGATGCTCCTCTTCAAATGTGTAAACTTAATATGTTTAATGTATTTGAACTGCAGGCCAAGCTCTTGAAGTTGTTATTGCCAAGCCTCAAGCTGAAAAAAAACCTGATGGAGGCTATCCATACAATACTGGACTCCATCCTAACCATCTTCCACATCCTGGCTATGGTAACTTTTCTGGAAATCTTTATGGCTCAGTTGGGGCTGGATATGGTGTTGCTGCTGCTGGTTATCAACAGGTATTTAGCAATTTACAACAGATATCTACAGCTGTGGTGTTTAATTCTCAGTTTATTCTTTGTTCTAATCTGTCTGATTTTTTGGGTTCTTATGTACGAACAAACAGCCAATGATATACGGCAGGGGTCCAATGCCAGCCGGAATGCAGATGGTTCCAATGGTTTTACCAGATGGTCGAATTGGCTATGTCCTGTAAGATGTTTACAACTCATGTACACGGTTTCATTTCcttatattatttgatataataCTTAATCTTCATATTGGATATGTTCTGCAGTCAACAGCCTGGTGTACAGGTGCCAGCTCCCCGACCACGCAGAAATGACCGGGGCAATGGTCCAGGCGGTCAGGCAGGGCGTGGAGGAGGTAGTGGTAATGATGATGGAAATCGTAATAGAAGGTATCGGCCCTATTAGTGGAAGATGCCAGGTAAATGCAATGTGGTTCTTAACACCTGATTGTGTCTTCATGATGGTGATGGGGCCTTAGGGATCTCTGAAGCATTGACAGAAAATCCTTTCTCCATCATGAACCCATAAAAAGGGAAAAACAAAAACTCTATgaagaaaaagttaaattagGATTAGGACCAGTGATATTTTATTGAGTTGATGTTGGTATCTACTGCTGTTAGATGAGAGTCACAGCTGAGTAATTGCCCATCTTTTTCTGCCTGTAATGCTTCTTagcattatttatttatttagttgaCTACCGGTAGTAAATTGTGTTAATTTGGTTTCAACAACTTTGCCATGTTTTTGTTACTCATTTTGCATGCAGTACTCAATAGCTCTTGACTGTTTGTTGTAGATCAGCAATTTAGCTGTCCACCGTTTGTTGTAGCCCTTATTTTGTGATCTTTAATAGATCAGCGATTTAGCAATGTTGATGCTACTTCATTGTATTCAGAATTCAAAAACTTTGGTTTTTTGTTATTATCATTTAAGCAAATGAGAGTTTAATGTTATGTAGTTACGAGAAATTCTTAGGTAGTTACGGACATACGTAACATCTAAAACTTAGGAGAACATCCAAATAAAATGCGAAATCagttttttaatatttcattCACCGAAACTTATCACAAATTTCTCCTGCTGTAGATCTATCGTCCCCGTCTATCTTTTTCATGTAGAAGTcgataaaaaaaacattttcattcAAAATTGATCAGATTTTCCAAGAAAGAATTGTTTTTGATTAACCTTCATAACTTTTTTGGTTCTGAAAATTGGTGTCAACAGCCTACATGGTGGTTTGCCACAAGAACATACACAATTCTAGCTTTCATGCAGTAAAACGATCCGagattaaaatttgtttttgcttataaaataataaaaaataaacagaaGATTCTTATCTAAGAATATTTGCTtacatattttgtatttttatttattttttataatttgggatgTGTTTAAACAAGATCTCTAACAATGTGGATGTGAATATATTATGTCCGATGGAAGTGGAGCCTATGAAATATGGGAGATGGACTTTGGTTGCGAGAGAAAGTGGAtaatctcaaaattttgaacatatgattattttctttattgactcttttaaaaaattagatttaaGTATGTGTCAATATATGATAGACTATGATAAAATGTGTTGTTAGGCTCGTTCCTGCACATAAAATTCTTAGTCTTGCaagaaaatttataatattaaataagaatTTCCAATTTGAATGTTGAGATAAATGAGTAGTAacatgagaaagaaagaaagaaagaaaaaaataacattgGCATTGCCCATAATCCATATGGTAACCTTCTTAGCCTCTTAGAATTATAAGCACTCAATGCCAACATCGGGTTAATTCTAGCACGGGTGAGTAAAACGTTATCACTCCGTAGAGTGATGAATTATTTGTATGTGCTTGTGATATGCACCAACAATAATATTCCATAGTTAGTGTGGTTTACTTTttattagtaattagtaaaatgCTTACTACTTTCCTTTGATATATGCGAAATGGATTGATTTTGAGAAGAAAATAACATGACAGATGCAAAGTTTCCTGCCAAATTGGCTGATGTGTTTGTTCTCGATCGAGACCCAACTCATCATGACCCTAACCCAAATAATGGATTTATCAACTATCAAGTGAGAGgcctatattatatatattactatataGCAGTTTAGTAGAATCAACAACTAACAACTAAAATGCTGCAACAAATGAATATGAATACAGACAGACAGACAGACAGATAGATACTGAGATACAATACAATGTTTGGTTGgaaaaatgtttgattttatgATACATGGCAGGGTCATACAATGATCATGCGAATACATACATATTCTATCTAAGTGTAACTGGACACAAAAGCAGaaatttaaataaactttttgttttcttgtattaaaaagaagaaaaatatatgtttgatgTGTAAAATAAAGTAGGAAGGAAGGATGAAATCAAATGGTATCTGAAAGATGACGAAGACGATTTTCCAACTCATCCAATTTAGGACCCCAATGGTCATTTATACAGAGAGGACGAACATTGGTGTAGTCAACACAAGTTTCTTCCATGTGACTGACCATATTATTAGAGGATGAATCCCTTCCGCGttcatgcttcttcttcttcttacgGTTACTTGCTCTCTGCAATGCCCAAAGTACATCTGAGCCACTAATTTGCTGTTTTGAATTTGATTCCAGATTGGCCATAAGGGCATTACCCAATTCCCCAACTTGATTATCTGTGGTTACGTTTTGGCGGTGGCGACGGCGTGGTAGAGAAGTGGCTGAGACGGAGGAGGGAACAAGAAGAAGAGGCTTGtaacatgatgatgatgatgatgatggtgttgTTGTGTGTGGTGGGATGACCACAACGTTGGAACACCAACACCAcatctttttcttctctcttaGAGTCCTTCATTCTTTTTAAATCCTTTTCctttctatttatttagtttttaattttttttaggattatttatttatttattatttagcgTAATTTTTGTGGAATAAATCTTTTTGCACACATTAATTATTGCTTTTTCAACACCTTAATATCCCTAACTTAGGTCACAAGCAAGCAAGCTTACCAAGCTTGGCTTTGTGAAATAAATCTTGACAAAGAAAAAACCCACAAAAATGATAAGATCGACCCTCTCTATTTGATCCTTGACTttgacaatataaatattttaatattttagcaCGCTCTTAATTTGATTCCCAAGAATATGAACATTATAAATATTCTGATTTCATCATTTACTAAGTAAAACACTCAATTGTTCCTTAAATTCATCCTCTTGTAAATGTTGGTTACTAAACATGTGTGCTGAACAAAACTCAAAATCCATTGAGAGGATAAAAAACTCACTGCGGTGGATCAGTGGAAGTATGATTCGAGTCGGAGGTTAGAAATTCGAGTGTTGGGAAGTGATCCACGATACAAAAGGGGAGTACCTGCATACCTTGTGACGTTGTGAAAAGTTGGTTTTATAGGTCAAATGAAAAGAAACATCTTATATTTGATCTTGAAGTCCTCATATAACGCTTCTTCTTCAAATCATGGAGGTGATATTGGGCCAATGAATTGGATGTGGAATGAGTTTAGTCCAACCCAAAAGTCCAGAACAACATGGACGGTGATTATATGTCTATTAAACACTATCAGACCCGAATTTAtagtaaaacataaaaaaatttataaaatgtatAAAAGTatagatactttttttttatatgagaGAGGTTGTAATTTGTAAAGCTACTGCGCTATGTACCTCCGGGttattaatcttatttttttctgtGTTCACATATTTAAGTGAGTATAATGATTGAGATTGGTGAGATGTTTAGAATgtgatgatatatttttttttcgaaGAGTcgtgttaacatgtgccctaaaacacatgataagataACTAAATATAGAAAGttagcatttaatgatataagatATTGTAGTATTAATGTATAGAAAGTTAAATACACAATTTTCAtgaaaatatttctatatttatcttcttttttaaaataagaatttttgtCCCATTTTACCTATGATATCCATATAAATGCACAACTTGAGTTACCAGTTCTAGTTGGTAAAAAATAATGTACTTATCACCAACGCACTAGAAAACGGAGGTAGTAAGTATATCACAAGATAGAATATGATCAAATCAATCACGTTTAATTAGTGATCTACTAACTTACGAACAAgtactaataaaataacaagaattaataatacttttttttgttacattgaattaatta
This genomic interval from Trifolium pratense cultivar HEN17-A07 linkage group LG6, ARS_RC_1.1, whole genome shotgun sequence contains the following:
- the LOC123889535 gene encoding uncharacterized protein LOC123889535, whose amino-acid sequence is MWCWCSNVVVIPPHTTTPSSSSSSCYKPLLLVPSSVSATSLPRRRHRQNVTTDNQVGELGNALMANLESNSKQQISGSDVLWALQRASNRKKKKKHERGRDSSSNNMVSHMEETCVDYTNVRPLCINDHWGPKLDELENRLRHLSDTI
- the LOC123889534 gene encoding heterogeneous nuclear ribonucleoprotein Q, producing MSEGAEIDERVDLDEENYMEEMDDDVEEQIDDDGVDGGEDENAEGSAEENEYEESAAEAGGKDQSTEGEKSDRATEEDDQKPSLIDDEEKEKHDELLSLPPHGAEVFIGGLPRDTRDDDIRELCEPMGDIVEIKLIKDRETGESKGYAFVAFKTKDVAQKAIDDIHNKEFKGKTLRCSLSETKHRLFIGNIPKTWTEDEFRKAVDGVGPGVESIDLIKDPQNQSRNRGFAFVLYYNNACADYSRQKMASSNFKLDGNTPTVTWADPKTSPDNSASSQVKALYVKNIPENVTTDQLKELFRRHGEVTKVVMPPGKAGGKRDFGFIHYAERSSALKAVKETEKYEIDGQALEVVIAKPQAEKKPDGGYPYNTGLHPNHLPHPGYGNFSGNLYGSVGAGYGVAAAGYQQPMIYGRGPMPAGMQMVPMVLPDGRIGYVLQQPGVQVPAPRPRRNDRGNGPGGQAGRGGGSGNDDGNRNRRYRPY